Below is a window of Malus domestica chromosome 13, GDT2T_hap1 DNA.
CATTTAGTTTCACTTTCTAAATGAACTGTTAATATTGTAGGTCAGAATTCAAGGATCatctatttaaaaaaataaaaaatctaaaatcGTTTAATTATACATAATTGTGATCATATAAACAAGGGCGGGACCAAACTTAGGCTTATGCTTAGTCTCTCCAGCATaactaacttttttttattgatcAAGCATAACTAGTTAATCagtaccaaacaaaaaaaattaccatGTCCTACATCTAAAGCCCATATATCCTCACTCATACAATATTTTAGGATAATCTAGGGAGAGGGGGCCGGTGGCAAGAGAGAGAATAGAaagatttaaaggaaaactaatgaaaagggctttaaaactttgagttttaatgataaggacaaaataaaaggtaaactgaatagtaccaggattgactttttagtgtaaaaatgtggtttttcgttaaagtgaacagtaccgggtgcttttcgttaaagttcccaagatttaattgtgaggtgtgttacATTCcacccattgtgcctttatttataaaggtcaattccttaccctaataggataaTTTCTATCCCTAGAGATTTTTATTAAGATATTCCAAATATATTatgatttatacaatcacattcttatattaaatatgactgcaacaaaaattatttttccataaaaattatatttaattgtGACCTAAACATTGAAAGGCTGAGATCATAAATTACACGTTGGAGAGTGATCAGTGTCATATTAGCTCACGAATTGATAATACAAAAATGTACATATATGCTTAATTTTTGGATTGCTATGTGTTAATTTGTTGCACGTATACGTAGGGACTTCTTCTATTATGGATTTGTTCTAAGTTCACGAGTGCACAAACTTCGGCTAAGGTATACTATGGAGCAGCCGTATTGTTAGTATTAGGCGAAGCTGGTCGATCGGCTACTTTGCAGGAATTTCTTGACGATCAATACTTCAGTGAACAGAAACAAACACCATCCTCAGATGAAAATTACTTAATACGTCTGGAAACTCGAAAAAAAACTTTGTGGTCCCATCCCTGGTTTTTAGGTGCATTCATATCTATTTTCCTTTCAACCGTGTCTTGGACACGTACCTTTTTTATTTCAGCAACTTTAGTGGGAGCTTCTTATCTAGTGTTCTTTCTTGGATACTCCTGCTACTTCGTACGAAGTAGAATCGATGAATCTAATTGGCGATCTCGTCTTaaatatattgaaaaattaGCCATCCTCTATCCAGTAGAACAACAAAGAGGAGGAGAGATTTGCATGGTCACCAGATTTGCCCACTCGTCGCCGTTGGGAGGACAAGAAGAACAGAGAAAAAAGTTATGGCTACCCATAAAACTCAAGGGGGGAAAGTGGTTTTTCATAGAAGTGATAGCTATGTGGTCGACCTTTTTAGCATACAGTTTGGTGGAGGCAACAGGTAGTACGTTCTTTTTCGAACAAATGAGTAACTTggataataaatttaaatcattGAAGGTAGAGCCAATTTATTTCGAAGTATTGGGTTCCTTCTCGTGTTTCTTGGTATCGTTTCTGTATGAGTTACTAGTTCCGAAGAAGTGGCCAAACGCTATGCTGGTGAGAATTGGCTTGGGATTGGGTTGTTCCGTGCTATGTTGTGCTGCTGCATGGCAGGTTGAGAGAAAAAGGTTGAAGTTAGTTAGGAATGAGCGGTGGCATGAATATGATACTTCTGAGGCTACTTCTATGAGCATTTTGTGGCTGGTTCCGCAGTTTTTCCTGCTGGGACTAATGCAAGGGCTGGCCAAGGATGGACTGATTGATTTCCTTGCTGATCGAATTGCTAATATTGATAGACTAAGGGCTTGGTATTATGCATCCCACTTAACTGACTTCGCACTTGGCGTTGGAAAAATAACTACAGCCATTAGCATTTTGGTGTTCCGGCGAATTTGGTTCGATGACAGCATAAATAGGAGTCACGTGGACAAGTTTTACAAATGGTTAACATTCCTAAGTCTCATTAACGTAATTTATTACGTGTGCATCTCCTTTTACTTGTATGGCAACGAGGAATCACAAAATTCAGGTGACAGAGAATACGAAAAAATTACTGAATTAGCAGAAGGAGTGGAGGGGTGGAATGTTGATGATGAGAATGAGGTCTTAGACCCTCCTGTAGGTGGTGCTGAAAATGAAGATGAACAAACTACGATGGAAGAAGTACCGGTGCTCAATGACGATGATGAGATCCCTTCGTGGTCGTATGACCTTCACAGGTGCACAAAGTGATCgagaaattgaatcacaaaAGTGGTGATTGCTGTTGGTGTGAGGAGATTCCCACGTTTATTTCTTTGCAATTTCCTTGTTAAACAggtttttaaattgttttctaGGTGTATGTAATATAATTCACATTGCAGACCATGGTTTT
It encodes the following:
- the LOC114820700 gene encoding protein NRT1/ PTR FAMILY 5.14-like, with amino-acid sequence MGRFSRTVSALSEGTVQWLIQIGIKWGHYNVFPGKCCHIVRKWLGNHFYFSKATTCIRGLVFSHSFVNHAIVGILVTYLTDVWSTEHFEMAALVTNLQDGFTAVTVIGLAHISDTHKSRFKMIVSTNAAYFLGLLLLWICSKFTSAQTSAKVYYGAAVLLVLGEAGRSATLQEFLDDQYFSEQKQTPSSDENYLIRLETRKKTLWSHPWFLGAFISIFLSTVSWTRTFFISATLVGASYLVFFLGYSCYFVRSRIDESNWRSRLKYIEKLAILYPVEQQRGGEICMVTRFAHSSPLGGQEEQRKKLWLPIKLKGGKWFFIEVIAMWSTFLAYSLVEATGSTFFFEQMSNLDNKFKSLKVEPIYFEVLGSFSCFLVSFLYELLVPKKWPNAMLVRIGLGLGCSVLCCAAAWQVERKRLKLVRNERWHEYDTSEATSMSILWLVPQFFLLGLMQGLAKDGLIDFLADRIANIDRLRAWYYASHLTDFALGVGKITTAISILVFRRIWFDDSINRSHVDKFYKWLTFLSLINVIYYVCISFYLYGNEESQNSGDREYEKITELAEGVEGWNVDDENEVLDPPVGGAENEDEQTTMEEVPVLNDDDEIPSWSYDLHRCTK